The Mixta hanseatica genome includes a region encoding these proteins:
- the folE gene encoding GTP cyclohydrolase I FolE, whose product MATLSHEAALVHEALVARGLETPLRAPVREMDDETRKRLIAGHMTEIMQLLNLDLEDDSLMETPHRIAKMYVNEIFSGLDYANFPKITLIENKMKVDEMVTVRDITLTSTCEHHFVIIDGQATVAYIPKDKVIGLSKINRIVQFFAQRPQVQERLTQQVLIALQTLLGTNNVAVSIDAVHYCVKARGIRDANSATTTTSLGGLFKSSQNTRQEFLRAVRHN is encoded by the coding sequence ATGGCGACGTTAAGTCATGAAGCTGCTCTGGTTCACGAAGCGCTGGTTGCGCGTGGACTGGAAACCCCGTTACGTGCGCCCGTACGTGAAATGGATGACGAAACGCGTAAACGGCTGATTGCCGGGCATATGACTGAAATCATGCAGCTGCTCAATCTTGATTTAGAAGATGACAGCCTGATGGAAACCCCACACCGCATCGCCAAGATGTATGTTAATGAAATCTTCTCTGGTTTGGATTACGCTAATTTTCCAAAAATCACCCTCATTGAAAATAAAATGAAGGTGGATGAGATGGTTACCGTGCGCGACATTACGTTGACCAGTACCTGTGAACACCATTTCGTGATCATTGATGGTCAGGCGACCGTGGCCTATATCCCCAAAGATAAAGTGATTGGCCTGTCGAAAATCAACCGCATCGTGCAGTTCTTCGCTCAGCGCCCACAGGTGCAGGAACGTCTGACGCAGCAGGTGCTGATTGCGTTGCAAACGCTGCTCGGCACCAATAACGTGGCGGTATCAATTGACGCGGTGCACTACTGCGTGAAGGCGCGCGGCATTCGCGACGCCAACAGCGCGACCACCACCACCTCACTGGGCGGCCTGTTTAAGTCCAGCCAGAACACGCGCCAGGAGTTTTTGCGCGCGGTGCGTCATAACTAA
- a CDS encoding YbfB/YjiJ family MFS transporter, translated as MHNPGRKAGAGQIALSALLSLVVAMGIGRFAFTPQVPLMIAEQQLTLTSASVVAALNYLGYLCGSFDAMRARRHVERRLQAGVWGAVALTLLSAWLDSAWLHGTLRFFIGWASGWAMVLVAAWCGEQLQKHGRPALLAMVFAGPGIGIFLSGMLAVMLNHYHLSAAGAWLAYGALALLLIAPIALNLPRRGELHRPETAPAPLVLNGNLKRLVWSYSLAGFGYILPATFLSQLAVTRFPHSLVAQFVWPIFGGAAVAGIGLAIVTRRWAAAHTRLAIALWAQALGVFIGGLMPGIGGLALGGLLTGGGFLCVVQLTLQYGRELAPQHSRYLAGLLTTGYAIGQLAGPLLSSLSTLVLHRLDPALYVAGAALLLAGGLVWRRAA; from the coding sequence ATGCACAATCCAGGCAGGAAGGCAGGGGCAGGGCAGATTGCGCTCAGCGCGTTGTTGTCGTTGGTGGTGGCGATGGGTATTGGGCGTTTCGCCTTTACGCCGCAGGTGCCGTTGATGATTGCTGAACAGCAGCTTACGCTTACCAGCGCCAGTGTGGTGGCGGCTCTGAACTATCTCGGTTATCTGTGCGGCTCTTTTGATGCGATGCGCGCGCGCCGCCACGTCGAGAGGCGACTGCAGGCGGGCGTCTGGGGAGCGGTGGCGCTGACGCTGCTCTCCGCATGGCTGGACAGCGCGTGGCTACACGGCACACTGCGCTTTTTTATCGGCTGGGCCAGCGGCTGGGCGATGGTGCTGGTAGCGGCGTGGTGCGGTGAACAGCTGCAAAAGCACGGCAGACCGGCCCTGCTGGCAATGGTATTTGCCGGGCCGGGCATCGGTATCTTTCTCAGCGGGATGCTGGCGGTGATGTTGAACCATTATCATCTTTCGGCAGCTGGCGCATGGCTGGCCTATGGCGCGCTGGCTCTGCTGCTGATCGCGCCGATTGCGCTCAATCTACCGCGCCGCGGCGAACTGCACCGACCGGAAACTGCGCCCGCGCCGCTGGTGCTGAACGGTAATTTGAAACGTCTGGTCTGGAGCTATAGCCTGGCGGGCTTTGGCTATATTCTGCCGGCGACCTTTCTCTCGCAGCTGGCGGTCACGCGTTTCCCGCATAGCCTGGTGGCTCAGTTTGTCTGGCCGATCTTCGGCGGGGCGGCGGTGGCGGGCATCGGCCTCGCGATAGTTACCCGGCGATGGGCCGCCGCTCATACCCGCCTGGCGATCGCGCTCTGGGCGCAGGCGCTGGGCGTATTTATCGGCGGGCTGATGCCGGGCATCGGTGGGCTGGCGCTGGGGGGGCTGCTAACGGGCGGCGGTTTCCTTTGCGTAGTGCAGCTGACGCTGCAGTATGGCCGCGAGCTGGCGCCGCAGCATTCCCGTTATCTGGCGGGATTGTTGACTACCGGCTACGCCATTGGTCAGCTGGCGGGACCGCTGCTCTCTTCGCTTTCCACCCTGGTGCTGCATCGCCTCGATCCTGCGCTCTACGTTGCCGGCGCTGCGCTGCTGTTGGCCGGCGGGCTGGTATGGCGGCGCGCTGCATGA
- the ptrR gene encoding putrescine utilization regulator PtrR has protein sequence MDLVQLRMFCQVAETGSVARAAEQLHRVPSNLTTRLRQLEQEIGVDLFIREKQRLRLSPMGHNFLCYAQRILTLSDEALSMARTGEPGGNFALGSMESTAATRLPNLLAAYHQRYPAVALSLITGTSGEIIDRVREGTLAAALVDGPVNYEELNGCIAFREQMMLISSADHAPIHSAVDASGDTVFAFRTSCSYRLRLEEWFRDSGVQPHSVMEIQSYHAMMACVASGAGVALIPQSVLAQMPARERVQAHVLPPKFSDTATWLIWRRDAFTPNVEALKYLIIEQFDDKPVNDELMHPLELINGND, from the coding sequence ATGGATTTAGTCCAGTTACGTATGTTCTGCCAGGTTGCAGAAACCGGTTCGGTGGCGCGCGCCGCGGAACAGCTGCATCGTGTCCCTTCTAACCTGACCACGCGCCTGCGCCAGCTGGAACAGGAGATCGGGGTTGATCTGTTTATTCGTGAAAAACAGCGCCTGCGTTTATCGCCGATGGGCCATAATTTCCTCTGTTACGCCCAGCGTATTTTGACATTGAGCGATGAGGCGCTGAGCATGGCTCGCACCGGCGAGCCGGGCGGCAATTTCGCCCTGGGTTCAATGGAGAGCACCGCCGCCACGCGCCTGCCGAATCTGCTGGCCGCCTATCATCAGCGCTATCCGGCGGTGGCGCTATCGCTGATCACCGGCACCTCCGGCGAGATTATCGACCGTGTGCGTGAAGGCACTTTGGCGGCGGCGCTGGTTGACGGGCCGGTTAATTATGAAGAGCTGAACGGCTGCATCGCGTTTCGTGAGCAGATGATGCTGATCTCCAGCGCCGACCATGCGCCGATCCATAGCGCCGTCGACGCCAGCGGCGATACGGTCTTCGCGTTTCGCACCAGCTGTTCCTACCGTTTACGGCTGGAAGAGTGGTTCCGCGACAGCGGCGTGCAGCCGCATAGCGTGATGGAGATCCAGTCCTATCACGCAATGATGGCCTGCGTCGCCAGCGGCGCCGGCGTGGCGTTGATCCCGCAGTCAGTGCTGGCGCAAATGCCGGCACGCGAGCGGGTGCAGGCGCATGTGTTGCCGCCTAAATTTTCTGATACCGCCACCTGGTTAATCTGGCGGCGGGATGCGTTTACCCCCAATGTGGAAGCGCTGAAATACCTGATTATTGAACAGTTTGACGACAAACCCGTTAATGATGAACTGATGCATCCTTTGGAGCTGATAAATGGAAATGATTAA
- a CDS encoding S-(hydroxymethyl)glutathione dehydrogenase/class III alcohol dehydrogenase — MEMIKTRAAVAWAAGEPLKIEEVDLMPPQKGEVLVRIVATGVCHTDAYTLSGKDPEGVFPAILGHEGGGIVEAVGEGVTSVEVGDHVIPLYTPECGKCKFCLSGKTNLCQAIRTTQGKGLMPDGTTRFFKDGKPIFHYMGTSTFSEYTVVPEISLAKISKEAPLEEVCLLGCGVTTGMGAVMNTAKVKEGDTVAIFGLGGIGLSAIIGAKMAKAGRIIGIDINTSKFDLARKLGATDLINPKDYNKPIQEVIVEMTDGGVDYSFECIGNVNVMRSALECCHKGWGESVIIGVAGAGEEISTRPFQLVTGRVWRGSAFGGVKGRSQLPGIVQDYLDGKFQLNDFITHTMPLEEINEAFELMHEGKSIRSVVHFSK; from the coding sequence ATGGAAATGATTAAAACCCGTGCCGCCGTTGCCTGGGCCGCTGGCGAACCGCTGAAGATTGAAGAAGTGGATCTGATGCCGCCGCAAAAAGGCGAAGTACTGGTGCGTATTGTCGCCACCGGTGTTTGCCATACCGATGCGTACACCCTGTCGGGCAAAGATCCGGAAGGGGTATTCCCGGCGATCCTGGGTCACGAAGGCGGCGGTATTGTCGAAGCTGTGGGCGAAGGCGTCACCAGCGTCGAAGTAGGCGATCATGTAATTCCGCTCTATACGCCGGAATGCGGCAAATGTAAGTTCTGCCTGTCCGGCAAAACCAACCTGTGTCAGGCGATCCGCACCACGCAGGGGAAAGGCCTGATGCCGGATGGCACCACCCGTTTCTTCAAAGACGGCAAGCCGATTTTCCACTATATGGGCACCTCGACCTTCTCTGAGTACACCGTCGTACCGGAAATCTCGCTGGCAAAAATCAGCAAAGAAGCGCCGCTGGAAGAAGTGTGCCTGCTGGGCTGCGGCGTGACCACCGGTATGGGTGCGGTGATGAATACCGCTAAAGTCAAAGAAGGCGATACCGTGGCGATTTTCGGTCTGGGCGGCATTGGCCTGTCGGCGATTATCGGCGCGAAGATGGCGAAAGCAGGCCGTATTATCGGCATCGACATCAATACCAGCAAATTCGATCTGGCACGTAAACTGGGCGCGACCGATCTGATTAACCCGAAAGACTACAACAAGCCGATTCAGGAAGTGATCGTTGAGATGACCGACGGCGGCGTGGATTATTCATTCGAGTGCATCGGCAACGTTAACGTGATGCGTTCAGCGCTGGAGTGCTGCCACAAAGGCTGGGGCGAGTCGGTGATTATCGGCGTGGCCGGCGCAGGGGAAGAGATCTCTACCCGTCCTTTCCAGCTGGTGACCGGACGCGTCTGGCGCGGCTCCGCCTTTGGCGGCGTCAAAGGCCGCTCGCAGCTGCCGGGTATCGTGCAGGATTACCTTGATGGTAAATTCCAGCTGAACGATTTTATCACCCATACCATGCCGCTGGAGGAGATCAATGAAGCGTTCGAGCTGATGCATGAAGGCAAATCGATCCGCTCCGTGGTGCATTTCAGTAAATAA
- the fghA gene encoding S-formylglutathione hydrolase — protein sequence MPTTLELLEEHRMFGGWQQRWRHHSSVLGCNMTFGIFLPGPQSDAPPPVVWCLAGLTCTDENFSVKSGAQRIAAELGLVLVMPDTSPRGDEVPNSEAYDLGQGAGFYLNATQEPWRQNFHMYDYINEELPALIAASFKVSDRQAIMGHSMGGHGALMLALRNPQKFTSASAFAPIVNPCAVPWGQKAFSAYLGDDREQWRQYDSCCLMQQAQQTLPMLIDQGDSDQFLADQLQPEQLEAIAQQHDWPLTLRIQPGYDHSYFFIASFVEDHLRFHAQHLLA from the coding sequence ATGCCAACGACGCTGGAATTACTGGAAGAACATCGTATGTTTGGTGGCTGGCAGCAGCGCTGGCGTCATCATTCGTCGGTGCTGGGCTGCAACATGACCTTCGGCATTTTTCTGCCGGGTCCGCAGAGCGATGCGCCGCCGCCGGTGGTCTGGTGCCTGGCGGGTCTGACCTGTACCGATGAAAACTTCTCCGTTAAGTCGGGCGCGCAACGCATAGCGGCGGAGTTAGGTCTGGTACTGGTAATGCCCGATACCAGCCCGCGCGGCGACGAAGTGCCGAACAGTGAAGCTTACGACCTGGGACAGGGCGCAGGTTTCTATCTGAACGCGACGCAGGAACCGTGGCGGCAGAATTTCCATATGTACGATTACATTAACGAGGAGCTGCCGGCGCTGATTGCCGCCAGCTTTAAGGTAAGCGATCGTCAGGCAATTATGGGACACTCCATGGGCGGCCACGGCGCGCTGATGCTGGCGCTGCGTAATCCGCAGAAATTTACCTCTGCTTCCGCCTTCGCCCCGATCGTCAATCCGTGCGCGGTGCCGTGGGGCCAGAAAGCGTTCAGCGCCTACTTAGGTGACGATCGTGAGCAGTGGCGGCAATATGATAGCTGCTGTCTGATGCAACAAGCGCAGCAGACGCTGCCGATGCTGATCGATCAGGGGGACAGCGACCAGTTCCTCGCCGATCAGCTGCAGCCGGAGCAGCTGGAGGCGATCGCGCAGCAGCACGACTGGCCGCTAACGCTGCGTATCCAGCCGGGTTACGACCACAGCTATTTCTTTATTGCCTCATTTGTTGAGGATCATCTGCGCTTCCATGCGCAGCATCTGTTGGCATAA
- a CDS encoding ABC transporter ATP-binding protein produces MEGLQIRAFHSGYPKRKVIENLNVPQLPRGKITVLLGPNGCGKSTLLRSLAGLNQAQGELWLNGEELTALPFVRRAEKVVYLPQSLPAGVHLHVLESIIVAQRASGSYGGSATSEAEVMALLEQLGIAHLALSYLDQLSGGQKQLVGLAQSLIRRPQLLLLDEPLSALDLNYQFHVMDLVRRETRLRNIVTLVVVHDINIALRHAGHVLMLQQGRLIADGAPEAVITAESLAEVYGVRGRIERCSQGTPQVLIDGLVAEPGL; encoded by the coding sequence ATGGAAGGCTTACAGATCCGCGCGTTTCATAGTGGATACCCCAAACGTAAAGTGATTGAAAACCTCAACGTTCCTCAGCTGCCGCGCGGGAAAATCACCGTGCTGCTGGGGCCGAACGGCTGCGGTAAATCAACGCTGCTGCGCTCCCTGGCCGGCCTGAATCAGGCGCAGGGCGAACTGTGGCTGAATGGCGAAGAGCTGACGGCGCTGCCTTTCGTCCGCCGCGCGGAAAAAGTGGTTTACCTACCGCAGTCGCTGCCGGCAGGCGTGCATCTGCACGTGCTGGAATCGATTATCGTCGCCCAACGCGCTTCCGGCAGCTACGGCGGCAGCGCCACCAGTGAAGCGGAAGTGATGGCGTTACTGGAACAGCTAGGAATTGCTCATCTGGCTTTAAGCTACCTCGACCAGCTTTCCGGTGGGCAAAAACAGCTGGTGGGATTAGCGCAATCGTTAATTCGTCGTCCACAGCTGTTATTACTGGATGAGCCGCTCAGCGCGCTGGATTTAAATTATCAGTTCCACGTAATGGATTTAGTGCGGCGGGAGACCCGGCTGCGTAATATTGTTACCCTGGTAGTGGTACACGATATTAATATCGCGCTGCGCCATGCCGGGCATGTATTAATGCTGCAACAGGGCAGGTTAATTGCCGATGGCGCGCCGGAAGCAGTGATTACGGCGGAAAGTTTGGCCGAAGTCTATGGCGTGCGCGGGCGCATCGAGCGCTGCTCGCAGGGCACCCCGCAGGTGTTAATTGACGGACTGGTAGCTGAACCGGGCCTGTAA
- a CDS encoding FecCD family ABC transporter permease, whose protein sequence is MSVTPDSAHYVSAKPPEQVMGRYRQLLRHRLMMMGVLLLAILTSLIFDFTLGPSGLTLDTLWHTLLQPESVDAGTRVIVWEIRLPYALMAVVVGLALGLAGAEMQTILNNPLASPFTLGVSSAAAFGAALAIILGIGIPGIPDQWFISGNAFVFALLAALMLDAVTRWTRVATSGVVLFGIALVFTFNALVSMLQFIASEDTLQGLVFWTMGSLARASWEKLGILSAAVLLLLPFSLMSAWKLTALRLGEDRAVSFGIDVRRLRLGTLLRISILSALAVAFVGPIGFIGLVAPHISRLIFGEDHRFYLPASALTGALVLSMASVASKNLIPGIIIPVGIVTSLVGVPFFLTIILRHRGNV, encoded by the coding sequence ATGAGTGTGACACCCGATTCCGCCCACTACGTCAGCGCTAAGCCGCCTGAGCAGGTGATGGGACGCTACCGCCAACTGTTACGGCACCGCCTGATGATGATGGGCGTACTGCTGCTGGCCATTCTGACTTCGCTAATTTTCGATTTTACTCTTGGCCCTTCCGGCCTGACGCTGGACACGCTATGGCATACCCTGCTGCAACCGGAGAGCGTCGATGCCGGAACGCGGGTGATCGTCTGGGAAATCCGCTTGCCCTATGCGCTGATGGCGGTAGTGGTAGGCCTGGCGCTTGGCCTGGCCGGCGCGGAAATGCAAACCATCCTGAATAACCCGCTGGCCAGCCCGTTTACCCTGGGCGTGTCGTCCGCCGCTGCCTTTGGCGCTGCGCTGGCGATCATTCTGGGTATCGGCATTCCCGGCATCCCCGACCAGTGGTTTATCTCCGGCAACGCTTTTGTCTTTGCGCTGCTTGCGGCGCTGATGCTGGATGCGGTTACACGCTGGACGCGGGTCGCCACCTCCGGCGTGGTGCTGTTCGGGATTGCGCTGGTGTTCACCTTTAACGCGCTGGTTTCCATGCTGCAGTTCATCGCCAGCGAAGATACATTGCAGGGGCTGGTGTTCTGGACCATGGGCAGCCTGGCGCGCGCCTCGTGGGAAAAGCTGGGCATTCTCAGCGCGGCGGTGCTGCTGTTGCTGCCATTCTCGTTAATGAGCGCCTGGAAACTGACCGCGCTGCGCCTGGGGGAAGATCGCGCCGTCAGCTTTGGCATCGACGTGCGTCGTCTGCGTCTGGGCACGCTGCTGCGCATCAGTATTCTTTCAGCGCTGGCGGTGGCCTTTGTCGGGCCAATTGGTTTTATTGGCCTGGTCGCGCCGCACATTTCCCGGCTGATATTCGGTGAAGATCACCGTTTCTACCTGCCTGCCAGCGCCCTGACCGGCGCGCTGGTATTGTCAATGGCCTCGGTCGCCTCGAAAAATCTGATCCCGGGCATCATTATCCCGGTCGGCATTGTCACCTCCCTGGTTGGCGTGCCGTTTTTCCTGACCATTATTCTGCGTCATCGGGGGAATGTCTGA
- a CDS encoding amino acid permease, with product MVQDKKTTQQPGLQRALKARHLTMIAIGGSIGTGLFVASGATISQAGPGGALLSYALIGLMVYFLMTSLGELAAFMPVSGSFSTYGAKYVEEGFGFALGWNYWYNWAVTIAVDLVASQLVMSYWFPDTPGWIWSALFLGLMFLLNYISVKGFGEAEYWFSLIKVTTVIIFIIIGVLMMIGILRGGESAGWQNWQIGEAPFAGGFSAMIGVAMIVGFSFQGTELIGIAAGESEDPAKNIPRAVRQVFWRILLFYIFAILIISLIIPYTDPSLLRNDVKDISVSPFTLVFQHAGLLSAAAVMNAVILTAVLSAGNSGMYASTRMLFTLASEGKAPRIFAKLSKNGVPRNALYATTVVAALCFLTSKFGNQQVYLWLLNTSGMTGFIAWLGIAISHYRFRRGYVAQGHKLEELPYLSGFFPLGPMFAFVLCLIITLGQNYQAFLADTIDWYGVAATYIGIPLFLVIWFGYKLVRRSRFVRYRDMEFPRFGD from the coding sequence ATGGTTCAGGATAAAAAAACAACACAACAACCTGGGTTACAGCGTGCGTTAAAGGCGCGCCATTTAACAATGATCGCCATTGGCGGATCTATCGGCACCGGGCTGTTTGTCGCGTCAGGGGCGACAATCTCGCAGGCGGGACCAGGCGGTGCGCTGCTCTCCTATGCGCTTATCGGGTTGATGGTCTACTTTTTGATGACCAGTCTCGGCGAACTGGCGGCGTTTATGCCAGTTTCGGGCTCTTTCTCCACCTATGGTGCCAAATATGTTGAAGAGGGCTTTGGCTTCGCCCTTGGATGGAACTACTGGTACAACTGGGCGGTGACTATCGCCGTTGACCTGGTGGCATCACAGCTGGTGATGAGTTACTGGTTCCCGGATACGCCGGGCTGGATCTGGAGCGCGCTGTTCCTCGGCCTGATGTTCCTGCTGAACTATATTTCCGTCAAAGGCTTCGGCGAAGCGGAATACTGGTTCTCGCTGATTAAAGTTACCACCGTGATTATCTTTATCATCATCGGCGTACTGATGATGATCGGCATTCTGCGCGGCGGCGAAAGCGCCGGCTGGCAAAACTGGCAGATCGGCGAAGCGCCGTTCGCCGGCGGGTTTTCAGCGATGATCGGGGTGGCGATGATTGTCGGCTTCTCGTTCCAGGGCACCGAGCTGATTGGTATCGCGGCGGGCGAGTCGGAAGATCCGGCGAAGAACATTCCGCGCGCGGTGCGTCAGGTATTCTGGCGTATTCTGTTGTTCTATATTTTCGCCATTCTGATTATCAGCCTGATCATTCCTTACACCGATCCCAGCCTGCTGCGTAACGATGTAAAAGATATCAGCGTCAGCCCGTTCACCCTGGTGTTCCAGCATGCCGGTCTGCTGTCGGCGGCGGCGGTGATGAATGCGGTGATCCTGACGGCGGTGCTGTCAGCGGGCAACTCCGGCATGTACGCCTCGACGCGCATGCTGTTTACCCTGGCCAGCGAAGGTAAAGCGCCGCGTATTTTCGCTAAGCTGTCGAAAAACGGCGTGCCGCGCAATGCGCTTTATGCCACTACCGTAGTCGCCGCGCTTTGCTTCCTGACCTCAAAATTCGGCAACCAGCAGGTTTATCTGTGGCTGCTGAATACCTCAGGGATGACCGGCTTTATCGCCTGGCTGGGTATTGCCATCAGCCACTATCGCTTCCGTCGCGGTTATGTAGCGCAGGGGCATAAACTGGAAGAGCTGCCTTATCTTTCCGGCTTTTTCCCACTGGGACCGATGTTCGCCTTCGTGCTTTGCCTGATTATTACCCTCGGGCAGAACTATCAGGCTTTTCTGGCGGATACCATTGACTGGTACGGCGTAGCCGCCACCTATATCGGCATCCCGCTGTTCCTGGTGATCTGGTTTGGTTACAAACTGGTGCGCCGCAGCCGTTTCGTGCGCTATCGCGATATGGAGTTTCCGCGTTTCGGTGACTAA
- the yieE gene encoding DNA-binding transcriptional regulator YeiE: MHITLRQIEVFTEVLKSGSTTQASQLLALSQSAVSAALADLEGQLGVQLFDRVGKRLVVNEHGRLLYPRAVGLLEQASDIEQLFREDNGAIRLYASSTIGNYLLPGMLAAWRRDYPQLPLELSVGNSQDVINAVADFRVDLGLIEGPCHVSDIVSEPWLQDELVVFAAPDTPLRQQPVTLESLAATPWILRERGSGTREIVDYLLLSHLPQFQLALELGNSEAIKHAVRHGMGISCLSRRVIAEQLETGSLVEIKVPLPTLSRTLYRIHHRQKHISKALSRFLSYCRE; encoded by the coding sequence ATGCATATTACGCTGCGTCAAATTGAAGTGTTTACCGAGGTGCTGAAAAGCGGCTCCACCACCCAGGCTTCGCAATTGCTGGCGCTTTCGCAATCGGCGGTCAGCGCCGCGCTGGCCGATCTGGAAGGGCAGCTGGGGGTGCAGCTGTTCGATCGCGTCGGTAAGCGGCTGGTGGTGAATGAACATGGCCGTCTGCTCTATCCGCGCGCGGTAGGATTGCTGGAGCAGGCCAGCGATATTGAACAGCTGTTTCGCGAGGATAACGGCGCGATTCGTCTGTACGCCAGCAGCACCATCGGCAATTATCTGCTGCCGGGTATGCTTGCCGCCTGGCGGCGCGACTATCCGCAGCTGCCGCTGGAGCTGAGCGTGGGCAACAGTCAGGATGTGATCAATGCGGTGGCGGATTTTCGCGTGGATCTGGGGCTGATAGAAGGGCCGTGCCACGTCAGCGATATCGTCAGCGAGCCCTGGCTACAGGATGAACTGGTGGTGTTTGCCGCGCCCGATACGCCGCTGCGCCAGCAGCCGGTGACCCTGGAAAGTCTGGCCGCCACGCCCTGGATCCTGCGCGAACGCGGGTCGGGCACACGTGAAATCGTTGATTATCTGCTGCTGTCGCATTTGCCGCAGTTCCAGCTGGCGCTGGAGTTGGGCAACTCGGAAGCGATCAAGCATGCGGTACGGCACGGGATGGGTATTAGCTGCCTGTCGCGGCGGGTGATTGCCGAACAGCTGGAAACCGGCTCGCTGGTAGAAATAAAGGTGCCGCTGCCGACCTTATCGCGTACCCTTTACCGTATCCACCATCGGCAGAAACATATTTCCAAGGCGCTAAGCCGCTTTCTGAGCTATTGCCGGGAATAA
- a CDS encoding YkvA family protein: MLFNRVRRWVRLIKKDALTLWFACRDPHAPLWLKLGTGLLAVYAVSPIDLIPDVIPLIGWLDDAVIVPSGVMLLLRMMPAQVRARSLANAEQRRRQGKKLISRSGLMLLLLFWLALLIWSVRHFMM, encoded by the coding sequence TAAAAAAGATGCGCTGACGCTGTGGTTTGCCTGCCGCGATCCTCATGCGCCGCTGTGGTTAAAGTTGGGTACCGGGCTGCTGGCGGTTTACGCCGTTAGCCCCATCGATCTGATCCCTGATGTGATCCCCCTGATAGGATGGCTGGACGATGCGGTGATCGTGCCGTCGGGCGTAATGCTGCTGCTGCGCATGATGCCGGCTCAGGTGCGCGCCCGCAGCCTGGCCAACGCTGAACAGCGGCGGCGGCAGGGAAAAAAATTGATTAGCCGCAGCGGCCTGATGCTATTGCTGCTGTTCTGGCTGGCGCTGCTGATCTGGAGCGTCAGACATTTTATGATGTAA